The following coding sequences lie in one Enterococcus sp. 9E7_DIV0242 genomic window:
- a CDS encoding transketolase, with translation MAEMEWQQLDLLAKKIRYDTLASIKHMGQGHLGGSLSIVELLAVLYGKQMAIDPNNPLWEERDRLVLSKGHAGVALYSALANTGYFDRAHLRTLNEGGTSLPSHPDRNKTPGVDATTGSLGQGTSVAAGIATGLKLSQKNNYVYLIVGDGELNEGQCWEAFQYIAHARLDNCLVVIDENKKQLDGKTLDILNPFDIAEKMKAFGFHVEKVKGDSLSAINQAIQQCKLMSNQAVCIILDATKGQGIPYFEQMADNHSVKFNTEEVNQAAEKALVKLEEEIKEMTRNG, from the coding sequence ATGGCAGAAATGGAATGGCAACAGCTGGATTTACTAGCAAAAAAAATCAGATATGATACCTTAGCATCTATCAAGCATATGGGACAAGGGCATTTAGGCGGATCGTTGTCGATTGTCGAATTGCTGGCAGTGCTATATGGAAAACAGATGGCTATTGATCCCAATAATCCTTTATGGGAGGAACGAGATCGATTGGTACTCTCAAAGGGGCATGCCGGAGTTGCTTTATATAGTGCATTGGCTAATACTGGATATTTTGATCGGGCTCATTTACGAACGCTTAACGAAGGCGGGACGAGTTTACCTTCTCATCCGGACAGGAATAAAACGCCGGGTGTTGATGCCACAACAGGTTCGCTAGGACAAGGAACTTCTGTAGCAGCTGGAATTGCTACAGGTTTAAAGTTGTCGCAGAAAAACAATTATGTTTATTTAATTGTTGGTGATGGTGAGTTGAACGAAGGGCAGTGTTGGGAGGCGTTTCAATATATCGCACACGCAAGACTCGATAATTGTCTGGTAGTCATTGATGAAAATAAAAAGCAGCTAGATGGTAAAACACTGGATATATTGAATCCATTTGACATAGCAGAGAAAATGAAGGCTTTTGGTTTTCACGTAGAAAAAGTCAAAGGTGATAGTTTATCAGCAATCAATCAGGCAATCCAACAGTGTAAATTGATGTCAAATCAAGCGGTTTGTATTATTTTGGACGCCACTAAAGGGCAAGGAATCCCGTATTTCGAACAGATGGCAGATAATCATTCTGTGAAATTCAACACTGAAGAAGTCAATCAAGCTGCTGAGAAAGCACTGGTTAAGCTGGAAGAGGAGATCAAGGAGATGACAAGGAATGGTTGA
- a CDS encoding GNAT family N-acetyltransferase, whose translation MIKGKRIRLVPATLADRQDVYDWCFQSETTRAHSGPPDYPEKTIATYEEFCAEYYEEYYFTGEKPNEGRGYMIIAQGVPVGFISYSAFHLKPSFAELDIWMNSEANCGKGYGTEALMLLGEYLNETLSIKKLIIAPSAKNKRAIRSYEKAGFKQSEKAMFEFLLPDFVSLYGSGDYGEENTAVMTKQLGL comes from the coding sequence ATGATAAAGGGAAAGAGGATCAGACTGGTTCCAGCAACCTTGGCAGATAGGCAGGACGTCTATGACTGGTGTTTTCAATCGGAAACAACAAGGGCTCATTCCGGGCCACCGGATTATCCTGAAAAAACAATAGCAACCTATGAAGAATTTTGCGCAGAATATTACGAAGAGTATTATTTTACTGGTGAGAAGCCTAACGAAGGCAGAGGCTACATGATTATAGCTCAAGGTGTACCTGTCGGATTTATCAGTTATTCTGCGTTTCATTTGAAGCCCTCATTTGCAGAGCTGGATATTTGGATGAATAGTGAGGCCAATTGTGGAAAGGGCTACGGTACGGAGGCGTTGATGTTGCTTGGTGAATACTTGAATGAAACATTGAGTATTAAAAAGCTGATTATTGCACCGTCAGCTAAAAATAAGAGGGCCATCCGTTCTTATGAAAAAGCTGGATTTAAACAGTCCGAGAAAGCAATGTTTGAGTTTTTGCTACCGGATTTTGTTTCACTATATGGAAGTGGGGATTATGGGGAGGAAAACACTGCTGTAATGACAAAACAGTTGGGGCTGTGA
- a CDS encoding helix-turn-helix transcriptional regulator has translation MKSERLLAITMMLLEQEQISAPKLAELFEVSVRTIYRDIESLSQAGIPVVAFPGSKGGIRIMENYKIDQRFFTTSDLISLLTSLNSMHKHMNSKQTAYTIEKLKALVPKKMEKEVALKTDQLIIDLSPWIQNGQAGASIDLIQQALDNQNALSIDYENRAGQYSSRVIEPYRLILKESSWYTQAFCLEKQEFRIFKISRMKNIQQTNHLSDQRTPPPVTFGRDTSGRTAFITLSLEVDYSVKDQLSERFNDLAFIPQKHSDRYLVEFPYFIPDEFGYHLLLGFGTRCKCLAPDTIREELVKRLKEMLDFYEV, from the coding sequence ATGAAAAGTGAACGGCTATTGGCTATCACGATGATGCTTTTAGAACAAGAACAAATCAGCGCACCTAAACTCGCTGAACTATTTGAAGTCTCTGTTCGCACCATTTACAGAGATATCGAGTCGCTGAGTCAGGCGGGGATTCCGGTTGTTGCCTTTCCCGGAAGTAAAGGCGGTATTCGAATCATGGAAAATTATAAAATCGATCAACGGTTCTTCACAACCTCTGATTTAATTTCTCTTTTGACCAGTCTTAACAGCATGCATAAGCACATGAACAGCAAGCAAACTGCATACACTATAGAAAAGTTGAAAGCTCTAGTTCCAAAGAAAATGGAAAAAGAAGTCGCATTAAAAACGGATCAACTGATCATTGATCTCTCTCCTTGGATTCAAAACGGACAAGCTGGTGCTTCTATCGACTTGATCCAACAGGCACTTGATAATCAAAATGCTTTGTCTATCGACTATGAAAATCGAGCGGGCCAATATTCCAGTCGAGTGATCGAACCCTATCGGCTGATTTTAAAGGAAAGCAGCTGGTATACCCAAGCCTTTTGTTTAGAAAAACAAGAATTCCGGATTTTCAAAATATCCAGAATGAAGAACATCCAACAAACCAATCACCTCTCTGACCAACGAACACCTCCTCCAGTTACTTTTGGGAGAGATACCAGTGGGAGAACAGCATTTATCACCCTGTCATTGGAAGTCGATTACTCTGTGAAGGATCAGCTATCTGAGCGGTTCAATGATTTAGCGTTTATTCCACAAAAACATTCGGATCGTTACCTTGTTGAATTTCCTTACTTCATTCCTGATGAATTTGGCTATCATCTTCTTTTGGGATTTGGCACTCGCTGCAAATGCTTGGCACCTGACACTATCCGCGAAGAGCTGGTCAAAAGATTGAAAGAAATGCTAGATTTTTACGAAGTATAG
- a CDS encoding MarR family winged helix-turn-helix transcriptional regulator — translation MSDYTKELLKNLSIVGTAGSRLINTAMLKKKAPTQQLVLDLLLEEDGMTQGVLAELLDIRPSSLTEILNKLAQRGEIERREDPNDKRIKQVFITEKGRAKASPMKQKQDRSEEFFAGLSDEEQAELNQLLNKIQNGWGEDFCEFSDFPKLPFEMLGSMKDFREQFMKEFAGKDYHSMSAQERREFKREMREMKHAMRRQFDRRGGFNRKDFEGFYSDGSKEKNNCSDHFDKREDSEWDNW, via the coding sequence ATGAGCGACTATACGAAAGAGCTATTGAAAAATTTATCGATTGTAGGAACAGCAGGGAGTCGATTGATCAATACTGCGATGCTAAAGAAAAAAGCTCCTACGCAACAGCTGGTATTGGACCTTTTACTTGAAGAAGATGGAATGACTCAAGGTGTCTTGGCCGAGCTATTAGATATTCGTCCTAGCTCGTTGACAGAAATTTTAAATAAACTAGCGCAACGTGGTGAAATCGAGCGTCGAGAAGATCCGAATGATAAACGAATCAAACAAGTGTTTATCACGGAAAAAGGCCGTGCGAAAGCAAGCCCTATGAAACAAAAGCAAGATCGTTCAGAAGAATTTTTTGCTGGTTTATCGGATGAAGAGCAAGCAGAGTTGAATCAACTGTTGAACAAGATACAAAATGGTTGGGGAGAAGATTTCTGCGAGTTTTCTGATTTTCCTAAGTTGCCTTTTGAAATGCTGGGATCAATGAAGGATTTCCGTGAGCAGTTCATGAAAGAATTCGCCGGCAAGGACTATCACAGTATGTCTGCACAGGAACGGAGAGAATTCAAAAGAGAGATGAGAGAAATGAAGCATGCTATGCGCCGTCAGTTTGATCGTCGCGGTGGTTTTAATCGTAAGGATTTCGAAGGGTTCTATTCAGATGGCAGCAAAGAAAAGAATAATTGCTCTGACCATTTTGACAAACGAGAAGACAGTGAGTGGGATAACTGGTAA
- a CDS encoding EVE domain-containing protein, producing the protein MNYWIGVASKEHVEIGIVGGFAQLCHGKGAPLNRMKAGDWLIYYAPKKKLKTNERYQKFMAVGQVLTGEAYPVEMFPGFIPYRKNIAFLDVTCPLSLDSINRFPIWQEYRSKLRFGHFEIPEELFELIAFPMIEN; encoded by the coding sequence ATGAACTATTGGATAGGTGTTGCCTCAAAGGAACATGTAGAAATAGGTATTGTTGGTGGGTTTGCCCAGCTCTGCCATGGAAAAGGTGCACCGTTAAATAGAATGAAGGCGGGAGATTGGTTGATTTATTACGCGCCTAAAAAGAAATTGAAAACCAATGAACGTTATCAGAAATTTATGGCAGTTGGTCAGGTATTGACTGGTGAGGCTTATCCAGTTGAGATGTTTCCCGGATTTATCCCGTATAGAAAGAATATCGCTTTTCTAGATGTCACTTGCCCACTTTCTTTGGATTCTATTAATAGATTTCCAATTTGGCAGGAATATCGCTCAAAGCTTCGGTTTGGCCATTTTGAAATTCCAGAGG
- a CDS encoding pyridoxamine 5'-phosphate oxidase family protein: MNAENMFKEMMAQQQEIALATSVEGQPNVRIVNFLYDPERKVVYFSTFKGNEKVAELQKNPKVSFTTVIKGDESDHVRVLKGIAKPSEQSLQDLAEAWVAKMPFYAEIIESGAEQLQVYEIGFDQATVISGMTFRENVAV; encoded by the coding sequence ATGAATGCAGAAAATATGTTTAAAGAAATGATGGCCCAGCAACAGGAAATCGCGTTAGCAACAAGTGTAGAGGGACAGCCAAATGTAAGGATTGTCAACTTCCTTTATGACCCAGAACGAAAGGTTGTTTACTTTTCAACCTTCAAAGGAAATGAAAAGGTAGCGGAGCTTCAAAAAAATCCAAAAGTCTCGTTTACTACCGTAATCAAAGGGGATGAAAGTGACCATGTTCGTGTGTTGAAAGGGATCGCTAAGCCGAGTGAGCAATCTTTACAGGATCTGGCTGAAGCATGGGTCGCTAAAATGCCGTTTTATGCAGAAATCATTGAATCTGGTGCCGAACAATTACAGGTTTATGAGATTGGTTTTGATCAGGCGACAGTAATTTCCGGTATGACTTTTAGAGAAAATGTTGCAGTGTAG
- a CDS encoding GNAT family N-acetyltransferase, translating to MNIQLAKESSPNAYEAMTLRKQVLGSKINRKQEKKWTTYVAVEDGKVIGTASIQLYPFNFARVRQVAVAPEFQGKRVGNQLLDHCEAYAMEQGHSVIILTGRKNASIFYMKRDYRILLFPFKKHDINFFWMGKRLSEEAYS from the coding sequence ATGAATATTCAACTAGCAAAAGAATCCAGCCCGAATGCATATGAAGCAATGACTCTTCGTAAGCAGGTGTTGGGAAGCAAGATCAATAGGAAACAAGAGAAAAAATGGACAACCTATGTAGCTGTCGAAGATGGAAAAGTGATTGGTACGGCCTCTATTCAGCTTTATCCATTCAATTTTGCAAGAGTTCGTCAGGTTGCAGTAGCGCCTGAATTTCAAGGAAAACGAGTTGGTAATCAGTTATTGGATCATTGCGAAGCGTATGCAATGGAACAAGGGCATTCCGTCATCATTTTAACAGGGAGAAAAAACGCCAGTATTTTTTATATGAAACGGGATTACCGTATTTTACTTTTTCCGTTCAAAAAGCATGATATCAATTTTTTTTGGATGGGAAAAAGATTGTCAGAAGAAGCCTATTCTTGA
- a CDS encoding YdeI/OmpD-associated family protein: MREPLQFGTREAFRSWLADNSQTSEGVWLLFGKSKEVVTLKAGEALEEALCFGWIDGLMKKVDEHSYIKYFAARRKDSKWSVKNKSLVEKLEKNGQMTDLGRAKVTEAKKNGQWDNATKPSDITNEQIATVADLLLENELAHTNFQAMSPSVRKTYTRAYLDAKTDAGRAKRLTWMIDRLEKNLKPM, from the coding sequence ATGAGAGAACCATTACAATTTGGAACACGAGAAGCGTTTAGAAGCTGGCTGGCCGACAATAGCCAAACCAGTGAAGGTGTTTGGTTGTTATTTGGAAAATCCAAGGAAGTTGTAACGCTCAAAGCCGGAGAAGCTTTAGAAGAAGCGCTTTGCTTTGGCTGGATTGATGGGTTGATGAAAAAGGTCGACGAGCATTCGTACATCAAATATTTCGCTGCTCGAAGAAAAGACAGCAAATGGTCTGTGAAAAACAAATCGCTTGTTGAGAAGCTGGAAAAAAATGGACAAATGACCGATTTAGGTCGAGCAAAGGTAACCGAAGCAAAGAAAAATGGGCAATGGGATAATGCGACCAAGCCCTCAGATATTACTAATGAGCAGATTGCCACTGTAGCTGACCTGCTTTTGGAAAATGAGCTAGCACATACCAATTTTCAAGCCATGTCTCCCTCTGTCAGAAAAACCTATACTCGAGCCTATCTTGATGCGAAAACAGATGCTGGTCGAGCAAAACGTCTGACTTGGATGATCGATCGTTTGGAAAAGAATCTAAAACCAATGTAA
- a CDS encoding transketolase family protein, translating into MVELDEKREMGPELRGCVVSAIEELMAENERVVALEADLGAASGWNKLAAADPKRFINVGIAEANMVGVAAGLNLAGYTPFVHTFGPFATRRVFDQLFLSGGYSKNTINIYGSDPGFAVGHNGGTHTTWEDVALLRAIPNSVVCDAADAVQMKWIIKEFSKHQGIHYVRGNRKSVQNIYAEGTTFQLGKGNILTKGDDVLILAAGQLVSEALTVSEELGEEGISCEVIDMFTIKPLDRQLIIEEGQNKRSIVTIENHSITGGLGSAVAEVLAEENFAIPLLRIGVDEQFGQVGTPEYLQKAYGLTAEQIKNKIRLSLGK; encoded by the coding sequence ATGGTTGAGCTAGACGAAAAAAGAGAAATGGGACCGGAGCTGCGTGGTTGTGTTGTTTCAGCAATCGAGGAGCTGATGGCTGAAAATGAACGTGTCGTGGCATTAGAAGCAGATCTAGGTGCAGCCAGCGGCTGGAACAAGCTGGCTGCTGCTGATCCGAAGCGGTTTATCAATGTTGGGATCGCAGAGGCCAATATGGTCGGAGTTGCCGCCGGGTTAAACTTGGCTGGTTACACCCCTTTTGTTCATACTTTTGGCCCATTTGCGACCAGACGAGTGTTTGATCAGCTGTTTTTATCCGGTGGTTATTCAAAAAATACGATAAATATTTATGGCTCGGACCCTGGATTTGCTGTCGGACATAACGGAGGGACACATACGACTTGGGAGGACGTGGCGCTGCTTCGAGCGATTCCTAATTCTGTGGTCTGTGATGCAGCAGATGCCGTTCAAATGAAGTGGATCATCAAAGAATTCAGTAAGCATCAAGGGATTCATTACGTGAGAGGAAACAGGAAAAGTGTTCAGAATATCTATGCAGAAGGAACAACATTCCAGCTCGGAAAAGGAAATATCCTAACAAAAGGAGACGATGTTTTGATTCTGGCAGCAGGTCAGCTGGTTTCAGAAGCACTGACAGTTTCAGAAGAATTAGGAGAAGAGGGGATCAGCTGTGAAGTGATCGATATGTTTACGATCAAACCGCTTGACCGACAGCTGATTATTGAAGAAGGACAGAATAAAAGAAGCATCGTGACAATTGAAAATCACTCGATTACAGGTGGTTTAGGTAGTGCAGTTGCTGAAGTGTTGGCAGAAGAGAACTTCGCTATTCCATTGTTGCGCATTGGCGTAGATGAACAATTTGGACAAGTTGGAACGCCGGAGTATCTTCAGAAAGCATACGGACTGACTGCTGAGCAAATCAAAAATAAAATCCGTTTGTCTTTAGGGAAATAG